From Homo sapiens chromosome 6, GRCh38.p14 Primary Assembly, the proteins below share one genomic window:
- the TRAM2 gene encoding translocating chain-associated membrane protein 2 isoform X1, protein MYKYFIEIWPSITPTLRSGITEICDSETVHYHYGPKDLVTILFYIFITIILHAVVQEYILDKISKRLHLSKVKHSKFNESGQLVVFHFTSVIWCFYVVVTEGYLTNPRSLWEDYPHVHLPFQVKFFYLCQLAYWLHALPELYFQKVRKEEIPRQLQYICLYLVHIAGAYLLNLSRLGLILLLLQYSTEFLFHTARLFYFADENNEKLFSAWAAVFGVTRLFILTLAVLAIGFGLARMENQAFDPEKGNFNTLFCRLCVLLLVCAAQAWLMWRFIHSQLRHWREYWNEQSAKRRVPATPRLPARLIKRESGYHENGVVKAENGTSPRTKKLKSP, encoded by the exons atgtacaaatattttattgaaatctgGCCTTCAATTACCCCAAcactcagaagtggaattactgaaaTATGTG ACAGTGAGACCGTGCACTACCACTATGGCCCTAAGGACCTGGTCACAATCTTGTTCTacatcttcatcaccatcatcttgCATGCTGTGGTTCAGGAGTACATTTTAGAT aaAATCAGCAAACGGCTTCATCTCTCCAAAGTCAAACACAGCAAGTTCAATGAATCTGGACAGCTGGTCGTCTTTCATTTCACCTCGGTGATTTGGTGCTTCTACGTGGTGGTGACG GAAGGATACTTAACAAACCCAAGAAGCCTCTGGGAAGACTACCCGCATGTGCACCTCCC CTTCCAGGTGAAGTTTTTCTACCTATGCCAGCTGGCCTACTGGCTGCACGCACTTCCTGAGCTATACTTCCAGAAGGTACGGAAG GAGGAAATTCCCCGCCAGCTCCAGTATATTTGCCTGTACCTGGTGCATATAGCTGGAGCATACCTCTTAAA cctgagCCGCCTGGGCCTGATCTTGCTGCTGCTGCAGTACTCAACTGAGTTCCTCTTCCACACGGCTAGACTCTTCTACTTTGCAGATGAAAACAACGAGAAACT GTTCAGTGCCTGGGCTGCTGTTTTTGGGGTTACCCGCCTCTTCATCCTCACCCTTGCCGTGCTGGCCATTGGCTTTGGACTGGCTCGCATGGAAAACCAGGCATTTGATCCCGAGAAAGGGAACTTCAACACTTTGTTTTGCAG GCTCTGCGTGCTGCTGCTGGTGTGTGCCGCCCAGGCCTGGCTCATGTGGCGCTTCATCCACTCCCAGCTGCGGCACTGGCGGGAATACTGGAATGAGCAGAGTGCAAAGCGGAGAGTCCCAGCCACACCCAGACTACCAGCCAGGCTCATCAAGAGGGAATCTG gttacCATGAAAATGGAGTGGTGAAGGCAGAGAACGGAACCTCCCCACGGACTAAGAAACTCAAGTCTCCCTAA